Proteins encoded by one window of Scatophagus argus isolate fScaArg1 chromosome 4, fScaArg1.pri, whole genome shotgun sequence:
- the ehmt1a gene encoding histone-lysine N-methyltransferase EHMT1a isoform X2: MDHNGARERPGPGRRPSSPSSGTPIGAKGQATQSEQRPKVKVTPFHSSPIVSSDGALRSKRPGVASGKPLASPGSLFRSPPGGLPALPVRERLAAAAAAAAGSSVQHAPSSGSLLATVGAEAQPPGRKTPKLNPTDSVSVKSGPADDTALHHSQKSKAVSTATKPHSAVKRKKRKMGMYNLVPKKKTKVLKQQEKKDESGANMENQNAAEEKPVTPPETVKARELPAAKNKSLKQVQPGEGSRVEYTELTLDCLDLKAQEELLSPPVSGAATASADVTETDLAEELPLCCCRMETPPSGGSLSTLDQTCMAMESADGMLSRCQRRVMKQEMMRPSNTVHLLVLCEDHRAGMVKHQCCPGCGLFCRTGTFMECRPYGSISHRFHRDCVSILKNLKFCPHCGEDASGAKEVTVSPADPSPFVPRSSPGPSLPAVPTVAALPSVPATPAVPQVLRAKKTSEPQRSRDESPSRLKGEAVRAADSLPKESLESILMALDDENLKPNKMKYPTRQLYISAKQGELQKVIHLLVDGKDPNFLMEGQNKRTPLHAAAAEGHQEVCHMLVQAGANLDMFDEEQRTPLMAACENNHLDTVKYLLRAGASVSHKDILGFTCLHLAAKLGHYDIVHHLLSKASKYISCQDDGGWTPITWAIEYKHKEVVHLLLSRGADVNIRDKEENVCLHWAALSGCDDIAQALLEARCDLNAVNVHGDSPLHVAARENHLECVMLFLSRGADVNQRNRDGETVQDCCVYGSKVWTALNTNKKLTDARRGRDAQGERMLSRDISRGYEAVPITCVNGVDSEPCPENFKYVPDNCVTSQLNIDKDITHLQHCSCTDDCSSSTCVCGQLSLRCWYDSEGRLPLDFCQREPPVLFECNHACSCWRTCRNRVVQNGLRARLQLFRTQKMGWGVRAMQDIPQGTFICEYVGEIVTDAEADKRENDSFLFTLDNKVGDVHCIDARLFGNIGRFINHLCEPNLLAVRVFTMHQDLRFPRIAFFSSRPIKAGDQIGFDYGDHYWRVKSKFFSCHCGSPKCRHLAASR; the protein is encoded by the exons ATGGATCACAATGGGGCCCGTGAAAGACCCGGACCAGGCAGACGACCATCCAGTCCCTCCTCTGGGACACCCATTGGTGCCAAGGGACAGGCTACACAAAGTGAACAAAGGCCCAAAGTAAAGGTAACTCCCTTCCACAGCTCCCCCATAGTCAGCAGTGATGGAGCTCTCCGCAGCAAACGACCAGGCGTAGCTTCTGGGAAACCACTGGCGTCCCCTGGCAGTCTGTTTAGGAGCCCACCTGGTGGACTGCCTGCTCTACCTGTCCGAGAGAGactcgctgctgctgctgctgctgctgctgggagctCAGTGCAGCATGCTCCCAGCTCAGGCTCGTTATTGGCCACAGTAGGAGCTGAAGCACAG CCTCCTGGCAGGAAGACACCAAAGTTGAACCCGACAGACTCAGTTTCTGTCAAGTCTGGACCAGCAGATGACACAGCACTTCATCACAGCCAGAAAAGCAAAGCTGTCTCCACAGCCACCAAACCTCACTCGG ctgtgaagaggaagaagaggaagatgggaATGTACAACCTGGTGCCCAAAAAGAAGACCAAGGTCCTTAAACAGCAGGAGAAG AAAGATGAGTCAGGAGCCAACATGGAGAACCAaaatgcagcagaggagaaaccAGTGACTCCACCAGAGACTGTGAAGGCCAGAGAACTGCCAGCTGCCAAAAACAAATCTCTGAAGCAGGTTCAACCTGGAGAGGGCAGCCGTGTTGAATACACAGAGCTGACGTTGGACTGTCTGGACCTTAAAGCTCAGGAAGAGCTGCTCTCACCTCCCGTGTCAG gtgcagCGACTGCAAGTGCTGACGTGACAGAAACGGACCTGGCCGAGGAGTTACCGCTGTGCTGCTGTCGTATGGAGACTCCACCCAGTGGAGGCAGCCTGTCCACACTGGATCAGACCTGCATGGCCATGGAAAGCGCAGATGGAATG TTGAGTCGTTGCCAGAGGCGAGTGATGAAGCAGGAAATGATGCGACCCTCCAACACGGTTCATCTGCTGGTTCTGTGCGAGGACCACCGAGCTGGCATGGTTAAGCACCAGTGCTGCCCGGGCTGTGGACTCTTCTGTAGGACG GGCACCTTCATGGAGTGCAGGCCGTACGGCAGCATCTCCCACCGCTTTCATCGTGACTGTGTATCCATCTTAAAGAATCTTAAGTTTTGCCCACACTGCGGTGAGGATGCCAGCGGGGCCAAGGAGGTCACGGTGTCGCCAGCCGATCCGTCACCCTTTGTGCCTAGATCGAGCCCGGGGCCGTCGCTTCCGGCTGTGCCTACTGTGGCTGCTTTGCCATCAGTACCGGCTACGCCTGCTGTTCCACAGGTACTCAGAGCGAAGAAGACCAGCGAGCCACAGAGGAGCAGGGACGAGAGCCCGAGCAG GTTGAAGGGCGAGGCCGTGCGTGCTGCAGATAGCCTACCTAAAGAGTCACTGGAGAGCATCCTGATGGCACTGGATGATGAGAA CCTGAaaccaaataaaatgaagtACCCCACCAGACAGCTGTACATCTCTGCAAAACAAGGAGAGCTTCAGAAGGTCATTCATCTCTTAG TTGATGGGAAGGACCCCAACTTTTTGATGGAAGGCCAAAACAAACGCACCCCTCTTCATGCCGCAGCTGCTGAGGGTCACCAGGAGGTCTGCCATATGCTGGTCCAG GCTGGAGCCAACCTGGACATGTTTGATGAGGAGCAGAGAACACCACTGATGGCAGCCTGTGAAAACAATCATCTGGACACCGTGAAGTACCTGCTGAGAGCTGGAGCATCTGTCAGCCACAAG GATATCTTGGGTTTCACCTGTCTGCATCTGGCAGCTAAACTGGGACATTATGATATAGTCCATCATCTGCTCTCCAAGGCATCCAAATACATCAGCTGTCAG GATGATGGGGGGTGGACTCCCATCACCTGGGCTATTGAATACAAGCACAAGGAGGTGgtccacctgctgctgtccagaGGGGCTGATGTTAACATCAGAGACAAG GAAGAGAATGTTTGCTTGCATTGGGCGGCTCTGTCAGGCTGCGATGACATTGCCCAGGCTCTGCTGGAAGCTCGATGTGACCTCAATGCTGTCAACGTTCATGGTGACTCACCGCTTCATGTTGCTGCCCGAGAGAACCACCTGGAGTGTGTGAT GTTGTTTCTCTCTCGTGGAGCAGACGTCAATCAGAGGAACAGGGACGGAGAGACAGTTCAGGACTGCTGTGTCTACGGCTCAAAGGTGTGGACGGCCCTCAACACTAACAAGAAGCTTACCGATGCCAGGAGAGGCAGGGACGCTCAGGGGGAAAGAATGCTCAGCAG GGACATTTCTCGAGGTTATGAAGCAGTTCCTATCACCTGTGTTAATGGTGTCGACAGTGAACCATGCCCTGAAAACTTTAAATACGTACCTGACAATTGTGTCACCTCCCAGCTGAACATAGACAAGGACATCACACACTTACAG cactgcagctgtACGGACGACTGCTCATCCagtacctgtgtgtgtggtcagctCAGTCTGCGATGTTGGTATGACAGT GAGGGTCGACTACCTCTGGACTTCTGTCAGCGGGAGCCTCCAGTGCTCTTTGAGTGTAACCACGCCTGCTCCTGTTGGAGGACCTGCAGGAACCGAGTGGTCCAGAACGGATTGAG AGCCCGGCTGCAGCTCTTCAGGACACAGAAGATGGGCTGGGGAGTGAGGGCCATGCAGGATATCCCTCAAGGAACATTCATTTGCGA GTATGTTGGGGAGATCGTCACCGACGCAGAGGCCGACAAGCGGGAGAATGACTCTTTTCTCTTCACCCTCGACAACAAG GTGGGAGATGTACACTGCATTGATGCAAGACTCTTTGGCAACATTGGGCGCTTCATCAACCATCTGTGTGAGCCCAACCTGCTGGCTGTGAGGGTGTTTACCATGCACCAGGATCTACGTTTCCCCAGGATAGCCTTCTTCTCCAGCAGGCCCATCAAAGCTGGAGATCAGATAGG GTTTGACTATGGTGATCACTACTGGAGGGTGAAGAGCAAGTTCTTCAGCTGCCATTGCGGTTCTCCCAAATGTCGCCACTTAGCTGCTAGCAGATAG
- the ehmt1a gene encoding histone-lysine N-methyltransferase EHMT1a isoform X1 encodes MDHNGARERPGPGRRPSSPSSGTPIGAKGQATQSEQRPKVKVTPFHSSPIVSSDGALRSKRPGVASGKPLASPGSLFRSPPGGLPALPVRERLAAAAAAAAGSSVQHAPSSGSLLATVGAEAQPPGRKTPKLNPTDSVSVKSGPADDTALHHSQKSKAVSTATKPHSAVKRKKRKMGMYNLVPKKKTKVLKQQEKQKDESGANMENQNAAEEKPVTPPETVKARELPAAKNKSLKQVQPGEGSRVEYTELTLDCLDLKAQEELLSPPVSGAATASADVTETDLAEELPLCCCRMETPPSGGSLSTLDQTCMAMESADGMLSRCQRRVMKQEMMRPSNTVHLLVLCEDHRAGMVKHQCCPGCGLFCRTGTFMECRPYGSISHRFHRDCVSILKNLKFCPHCGEDASGAKEVTVSPADPSPFVPRSSPGPSLPAVPTVAALPSVPATPAVPQVLRAKKTSEPQRSRDESPSRLKGEAVRAADSLPKESLESILMALDDENLKPNKMKYPTRQLYISAKQGELQKVIHLLVDGKDPNFLMEGQNKRTPLHAAAAEGHQEVCHMLVQAGANLDMFDEEQRTPLMAACENNHLDTVKYLLRAGASVSHKDILGFTCLHLAAKLGHYDIVHHLLSKASKYISCQDDGGWTPITWAIEYKHKEVVHLLLSRGADVNIRDKEENVCLHWAALSGCDDIAQALLEARCDLNAVNVHGDSPLHVAARENHLECVMLFLSRGADVNQRNRDGETVQDCCVYGSKVWTALNTNKKLTDARRGRDAQGERMLSRDISRGYEAVPITCVNGVDSEPCPENFKYVPDNCVTSQLNIDKDITHLQHCSCTDDCSSSTCVCGQLSLRCWYDSEGRLPLDFCQREPPVLFECNHACSCWRTCRNRVVQNGLRARLQLFRTQKMGWGVRAMQDIPQGTFICEYVGEIVTDAEADKRENDSFLFTLDNKVGDVHCIDARLFGNIGRFINHLCEPNLLAVRVFTMHQDLRFPRIAFFSSRPIKAGDQIGFDYGDHYWRVKSKFFSCHCGSPKCRHLAASR; translated from the exons ATGGATCACAATGGGGCCCGTGAAAGACCCGGACCAGGCAGACGACCATCCAGTCCCTCCTCTGGGACACCCATTGGTGCCAAGGGACAGGCTACACAAAGTGAACAAAGGCCCAAAGTAAAGGTAACTCCCTTCCACAGCTCCCCCATAGTCAGCAGTGATGGAGCTCTCCGCAGCAAACGACCAGGCGTAGCTTCTGGGAAACCACTGGCGTCCCCTGGCAGTCTGTTTAGGAGCCCACCTGGTGGACTGCCTGCTCTACCTGTCCGAGAGAGactcgctgctgctgctgctgctgctgctgggagctCAGTGCAGCATGCTCCCAGCTCAGGCTCGTTATTGGCCACAGTAGGAGCTGAAGCACAG CCTCCTGGCAGGAAGACACCAAAGTTGAACCCGACAGACTCAGTTTCTGTCAAGTCTGGACCAGCAGATGACACAGCACTTCATCACAGCCAGAAAAGCAAAGCTGTCTCCACAGCCACCAAACCTCACTCGG ctgtgaagaggaagaagaggaagatgggaATGTACAACCTGGTGCCCAAAAAGAAGACCAAGGTCCTTAAACAGCAGGAGAAG CAGAAAGATGAGTCAGGAGCCAACATGGAGAACCAaaatgcagcagaggagaaaccAGTGACTCCACCAGAGACTGTGAAGGCCAGAGAACTGCCAGCTGCCAAAAACAAATCTCTGAAGCAGGTTCAACCTGGAGAGGGCAGCCGTGTTGAATACACAGAGCTGACGTTGGACTGTCTGGACCTTAAAGCTCAGGAAGAGCTGCTCTCACCTCCCGTGTCAG gtgcagCGACTGCAAGTGCTGACGTGACAGAAACGGACCTGGCCGAGGAGTTACCGCTGTGCTGCTGTCGTATGGAGACTCCACCCAGTGGAGGCAGCCTGTCCACACTGGATCAGACCTGCATGGCCATGGAAAGCGCAGATGGAATG TTGAGTCGTTGCCAGAGGCGAGTGATGAAGCAGGAAATGATGCGACCCTCCAACACGGTTCATCTGCTGGTTCTGTGCGAGGACCACCGAGCTGGCATGGTTAAGCACCAGTGCTGCCCGGGCTGTGGACTCTTCTGTAGGACG GGCACCTTCATGGAGTGCAGGCCGTACGGCAGCATCTCCCACCGCTTTCATCGTGACTGTGTATCCATCTTAAAGAATCTTAAGTTTTGCCCACACTGCGGTGAGGATGCCAGCGGGGCCAAGGAGGTCACGGTGTCGCCAGCCGATCCGTCACCCTTTGTGCCTAGATCGAGCCCGGGGCCGTCGCTTCCGGCTGTGCCTACTGTGGCTGCTTTGCCATCAGTACCGGCTACGCCTGCTGTTCCACAGGTACTCAGAGCGAAGAAGACCAGCGAGCCACAGAGGAGCAGGGACGAGAGCCCGAGCAG GTTGAAGGGCGAGGCCGTGCGTGCTGCAGATAGCCTACCTAAAGAGTCACTGGAGAGCATCCTGATGGCACTGGATGATGAGAA CCTGAaaccaaataaaatgaagtACCCCACCAGACAGCTGTACATCTCTGCAAAACAAGGAGAGCTTCAGAAGGTCATTCATCTCTTAG TTGATGGGAAGGACCCCAACTTTTTGATGGAAGGCCAAAACAAACGCACCCCTCTTCATGCCGCAGCTGCTGAGGGTCACCAGGAGGTCTGCCATATGCTGGTCCAG GCTGGAGCCAACCTGGACATGTTTGATGAGGAGCAGAGAACACCACTGATGGCAGCCTGTGAAAACAATCATCTGGACACCGTGAAGTACCTGCTGAGAGCTGGAGCATCTGTCAGCCACAAG GATATCTTGGGTTTCACCTGTCTGCATCTGGCAGCTAAACTGGGACATTATGATATAGTCCATCATCTGCTCTCCAAGGCATCCAAATACATCAGCTGTCAG GATGATGGGGGGTGGACTCCCATCACCTGGGCTATTGAATACAAGCACAAGGAGGTGgtccacctgctgctgtccagaGGGGCTGATGTTAACATCAGAGACAAG GAAGAGAATGTTTGCTTGCATTGGGCGGCTCTGTCAGGCTGCGATGACATTGCCCAGGCTCTGCTGGAAGCTCGATGTGACCTCAATGCTGTCAACGTTCATGGTGACTCACCGCTTCATGTTGCTGCCCGAGAGAACCACCTGGAGTGTGTGAT GTTGTTTCTCTCTCGTGGAGCAGACGTCAATCAGAGGAACAGGGACGGAGAGACAGTTCAGGACTGCTGTGTCTACGGCTCAAAGGTGTGGACGGCCCTCAACACTAACAAGAAGCTTACCGATGCCAGGAGAGGCAGGGACGCTCAGGGGGAAAGAATGCTCAGCAG GGACATTTCTCGAGGTTATGAAGCAGTTCCTATCACCTGTGTTAATGGTGTCGACAGTGAACCATGCCCTGAAAACTTTAAATACGTACCTGACAATTGTGTCACCTCCCAGCTGAACATAGACAAGGACATCACACACTTACAG cactgcagctgtACGGACGACTGCTCATCCagtacctgtgtgtgtggtcagctCAGTCTGCGATGTTGGTATGACAGT GAGGGTCGACTACCTCTGGACTTCTGTCAGCGGGAGCCTCCAGTGCTCTTTGAGTGTAACCACGCCTGCTCCTGTTGGAGGACCTGCAGGAACCGAGTGGTCCAGAACGGATTGAG AGCCCGGCTGCAGCTCTTCAGGACACAGAAGATGGGCTGGGGAGTGAGGGCCATGCAGGATATCCCTCAAGGAACATTCATTTGCGA GTATGTTGGGGAGATCGTCACCGACGCAGAGGCCGACAAGCGGGAGAATGACTCTTTTCTCTTCACCCTCGACAACAAG GTGGGAGATGTACACTGCATTGATGCAAGACTCTTTGGCAACATTGGGCGCTTCATCAACCATCTGTGTGAGCCCAACCTGCTGGCTGTGAGGGTGTTTACCATGCACCAGGATCTACGTTTCCCCAGGATAGCCTTCTTCTCCAGCAGGCCCATCAAAGCTGGAGATCAGATAGG GTTTGACTATGGTGATCACTACTGGAGGGTGAAGAGCAAGTTCTTCAGCTGCCATTGCGGTTCTCCCAAATGTCGCCACTTAGCTGCTAGCAGATAG
- the ehmt1a gene encoding histone-lysine N-methyltransferase EHMT1a isoform X3: protein MDHNGARERPGPGRRPSSPSSGTPIGAKGQATQSEQRPKVKPPGRKTPKLNPTDSVSVKSGPADDTALHHSQKSKAVSTATKPHSAVKRKKRKMGMYNLVPKKKTKVLKQQEKQKDESGANMENQNAAEEKPVTPPETVKARELPAAKNKSLKQVQPGEGSRVEYTELTLDCLDLKAQEELLSPPVSGAATASADVTETDLAEELPLCCCRMETPPSGGSLSTLDQTCMAMESADGMLSRCQRRVMKQEMMRPSNTVHLLVLCEDHRAGMVKHQCCPGCGLFCRTGTFMECRPYGSISHRFHRDCVSILKNLKFCPHCGEDASGAKEVTVSPADPSPFVPRSSPGPSLPAVPTVAALPSVPATPAVPQVLRAKKTSEPQRSRDESPSRLKGEAVRAADSLPKESLESILMALDDENLKPNKMKYPTRQLYISAKQGELQKVIHLLVDGKDPNFLMEGQNKRTPLHAAAAEGHQEVCHMLVQAGANLDMFDEEQRTPLMAACENNHLDTVKYLLRAGASVSHKDILGFTCLHLAAKLGHYDIVHHLLSKASKYISCQDDGGWTPITWAIEYKHKEVVHLLLSRGADVNIRDKEENVCLHWAALSGCDDIAQALLEARCDLNAVNVHGDSPLHVAARENHLECVMLFLSRGADVNQRNRDGETVQDCCVYGSKVWTALNTNKKLTDARRGRDAQGERMLSRDISRGYEAVPITCVNGVDSEPCPENFKYVPDNCVTSQLNIDKDITHLQHCSCTDDCSSSTCVCGQLSLRCWYDSEGRLPLDFCQREPPVLFECNHACSCWRTCRNRVVQNGLRARLQLFRTQKMGWGVRAMQDIPQGTFICEYVGEIVTDAEADKRENDSFLFTLDNKVGDVHCIDARLFGNIGRFINHLCEPNLLAVRVFTMHQDLRFPRIAFFSSRPIKAGDQIGFDYGDHYWRVKSKFFSCHCGSPKCRHLAASR, encoded by the exons ATGGATCACAATGGGGCCCGTGAAAGACCCGGACCAGGCAGACGACCATCCAGTCCCTCCTCTGGGACACCCATTGGTGCCAAGGGACAGGCTACACAAAGTGAACAAAGGCCCAAAGTAAAG CCTCCTGGCAGGAAGACACCAAAGTTGAACCCGACAGACTCAGTTTCTGTCAAGTCTGGACCAGCAGATGACACAGCACTTCATCACAGCCAGAAAAGCAAAGCTGTCTCCACAGCCACCAAACCTCACTCGG ctgtgaagaggaagaagaggaagatgggaATGTACAACCTGGTGCCCAAAAAGAAGACCAAGGTCCTTAAACAGCAGGAGAAG CAGAAAGATGAGTCAGGAGCCAACATGGAGAACCAaaatgcagcagaggagaaaccAGTGACTCCACCAGAGACTGTGAAGGCCAGAGAACTGCCAGCTGCCAAAAACAAATCTCTGAAGCAGGTTCAACCTGGAGAGGGCAGCCGTGTTGAATACACAGAGCTGACGTTGGACTGTCTGGACCTTAAAGCTCAGGAAGAGCTGCTCTCACCTCCCGTGTCAG gtgcagCGACTGCAAGTGCTGACGTGACAGAAACGGACCTGGCCGAGGAGTTACCGCTGTGCTGCTGTCGTATGGAGACTCCACCCAGTGGAGGCAGCCTGTCCACACTGGATCAGACCTGCATGGCCATGGAAAGCGCAGATGGAATG TTGAGTCGTTGCCAGAGGCGAGTGATGAAGCAGGAAATGATGCGACCCTCCAACACGGTTCATCTGCTGGTTCTGTGCGAGGACCACCGAGCTGGCATGGTTAAGCACCAGTGCTGCCCGGGCTGTGGACTCTTCTGTAGGACG GGCACCTTCATGGAGTGCAGGCCGTACGGCAGCATCTCCCACCGCTTTCATCGTGACTGTGTATCCATCTTAAAGAATCTTAAGTTTTGCCCACACTGCGGTGAGGATGCCAGCGGGGCCAAGGAGGTCACGGTGTCGCCAGCCGATCCGTCACCCTTTGTGCCTAGATCGAGCCCGGGGCCGTCGCTTCCGGCTGTGCCTACTGTGGCTGCTTTGCCATCAGTACCGGCTACGCCTGCTGTTCCACAGGTACTCAGAGCGAAGAAGACCAGCGAGCCACAGAGGAGCAGGGACGAGAGCCCGAGCAG GTTGAAGGGCGAGGCCGTGCGTGCTGCAGATAGCCTACCTAAAGAGTCACTGGAGAGCATCCTGATGGCACTGGATGATGAGAA CCTGAaaccaaataaaatgaagtACCCCACCAGACAGCTGTACATCTCTGCAAAACAAGGAGAGCTTCAGAAGGTCATTCATCTCTTAG TTGATGGGAAGGACCCCAACTTTTTGATGGAAGGCCAAAACAAACGCACCCCTCTTCATGCCGCAGCTGCTGAGGGTCACCAGGAGGTCTGCCATATGCTGGTCCAG GCTGGAGCCAACCTGGACATGTTTGATGAGGAGCAGAGAACACCACTGATGGCAGCCTGTGAAAACAATCATCTGGACACCGTGAAGTACCTGCTGAGAGCTGGAGCATCTGTCAGCCACAAG GATATCTTGGGTTTCACCTGTCTGCATCTGGCAGCTAAACTGGGACATTATGATATAGTCCATCATCTGCTCTCCAAGGCATCCAAATACATCAGCTGTCAG GATGATGGGGGGTGGACTCCCATCACCTGGGCTATTGAATACAAGCACAAGGAGGTGgtccacctgctgctgtccagaGGGGCTGATGTTAACATCAGAGACAAG GAAGAGAATGTTTGCTTGCATTGGGCGGCTCTGTCAGGCTGCGATGACATTGCCCAGGCTCTGCTGGAAGCTCGATGTGACCTCAATGCTGTCAACGTTCATGGTGACTCACCGCTTCATGTTGCTGCCCGAGAGAACCACCTGGAGTGTGTGAT GTTGTTTCTCTCTCGTGGAGCAGACGTCAATCAGAGGAACAGGGACGGAGAGACAGTTCAGGACTGCTGTGTCTACGGCTCAAAGGTGTGGACGGCCCTCAACACTAACAAGAAGCTTACCGATGCCAGGAGAGGCAGGGACGCTCAGGGGGAAAGAATGCTCAGCAG GGACATTTCTCGAGGTTATGAAGCAGTTCCTATCACCTGTGTTAATGGTGTCGACAGTGAACCATGCCCTGAAAACTTTAAATACGTACCTGACAATTGTGTCACCTCCCAGCTGAACATAGACAAGGACATCACACACTTACAG cactgcagctgtACGGACGACTGCTCATCCagtacctgtgtgtgtggtcagctCAGTCTGCGATGTTGGTATGACAGT GAGGGTCGACTACCTCTGGACTTCTGTCAGCGGGAGCCTCCAGTGCTCTTTGAGTGTAACCACGCCTGCTCCTGTTGGAGGACCTGCAGGAACCGAGTGGTCCAGAACGGATTGAG AGCCCGGCTGCAGCTCTTCAGGACACAGAAGATGGGCTGGGGAGTGAGGGCCATGCAGGATATCCCTCAAGGAACATTCATTTGCGA GTATGTTGGGGAGATCGTCACCGACGCAGAGGCCGACAAGCGGGAGAATGACTCTTTTCTCTTCACCCTCGACAACAAG GTGGGAGATGTACACTGCATTGATGCAAGACTCTTTGGCAACATTGGGCGCTTCATCAACCATCTGTGTGAGCCCAACCTGCTGGCTGTGAGGGTGTTTACCATGCACCAGGATCTACGTTTCCCCAGGATAGCCTTCTTCTCCAGCAGGCCCATCAAAGCTGGAGATCAGATAGG GTTTGACTATGGTGATCACTACTGGAGGGTGAAGAGCAAGTTCTTCAGCTGCCATTGCGGTTCTCCCAAATGTCGCCACTTAGCTGCTAGCAGATAG